Proteins found in one Dehalococcoidia bacterium genomic segment:
- a CDS encoding recombinase family protein, whose protein sequence is MKTVIYARVSSQEQADNKFSIETQIEDCQNHARRQEDVVVKTYVDIQSGRDAQKGRLQFEQMLKDAKAGLFEKIIVWRPDRLFRGLTPAAKLAKVLDETDVDIEGVLQPLTRRTVGLWAWVAEQDVESMTDRLVSGKRANAREIGKWGGGFVKYGYRYNCDKTSPDYTGKLEIDEAEAGVVLGLFQWVDEGKTASSWCRWANEQAIPTKRRSQGWTPQEVSEMLRNRCYTGSGAYGKLTRRGNRLVPANNPVSLSYPRIIDDDLFERVQQRLLENKRGNRGSTRSDRTYILQHMGQCGVCGGRLCCTTNGMGYRYMYCLNQRRFPHIYRCYKPQNWQLDLIEDYIWDEVNGVLSGYVNGSYEALIERLDNGRDDRQKAISKISVELEHFPVEKQRILTILRKGYINEAEAEIQLTVINSEEAHLQQELAQAEHLQANSVEVWQAFKAQLHELDRFRFFGFHHISADQKKQLLLTLLQGFVLFKDGKLEIRFKLPVKEQVADTILTLSSNDTIFGNNNYEAIRTIDISIANVP, encoded by the coding sequence ATGAAAACAGTAATATACGCACGGGTCAGCTCCCAAGAGCAGGCAGACAACAAATTCAGTATTGAAACACAAATAGAAGATTGTCAAAATCACGCCCGCCGTCAGGAGGACGTTGTCGTAAAAACCTACGTTGATATTCAGTCGGGGCGTGATGCTCAAAAGGGCAGGCTACAATTTGAGCAGATGTTAAAGGATGCCAAGGCAGGGTTGTTTGAAAAAATCATTGTTTGGCGACCTGACCGATTGTTCCGAGGCTTGACCCCAGCGGCAAAATTAGCCAAAGTTTTAGATGAAACTGATGTCGATATCGAAGGCGTGCTTCAGCCTCTAACTAGACGGACGGTTGGTTTGTGGGCATGGGTAGCTGAGCAGGACGTCGAGAGCATGACGGATCGACTCGTCAGTGGTAAACGAGCTAACGCTAGGGAAATCGGTAAATGGGGTGGTGGTTTTGTAAAGTATGGGTATCGCTACAATTGTGATAAGACGTCACCGGACTATACTGGCAAATTGGAGATAGATGAGGCTGAGGCTGGCGTTGTTCTGGGTCTTTTCCAGTGGGTGGATGAAGGAAAAACGGCTTCAAGCTGGTGTAGATGGGCAAACGAGCAAGCCATACCTACTAAGCGAAGGAGTCAGGGCTGGACACCACAAGAGGTCTCAGAAATGCTGAGGAATAGATGTTACACAGGTAGCGGAGCTTATGGGAAATTGACACGGAGAGGCAATAGGCTTGTGCCTGCTAACAATCCCGTATCTTTGAGCTATCCCCGAATTATTGACGATGACCTGTTTGAACGTGTGCAACAAAGGCTTTTAGAAAACAAACGAGGAAACCGGGGCTCAACCAGGTCAGACAGGACATATATCCTTCAGCACATGGGCCAATGTGGAGTATGTGGCGGGCGGCTATGTTGCACAACCAACGGTATGGGTTATCGGTATATGTATTGTCTCAATCAGAGGCGCTTTCCTCATATTTATCGGTGCTATAAACCTCAAAACTGGCAGTTGGACTTGATTGAAGATTACATCTGGGACGAGGTTAACGGCGTGTTGTCGGGCTATGTTAATGGGAGTTATGAGGCGCTTATTGAGCGACTTGATAATGGGCGGGATGATAGGCAGAAAGCCATAAGTAAAATTAGTGTTGAGCTAGAACACTTCCCAGTGGAAAAGCAACGAATCCTGACCATTCTGCGGAAGGGATATATCAACGAGGCAGAAGCCGAAATCCAGCTTACTGTGATAAACTCCGAAGAAGCACACCTGCAACAAGAGCTTGCTCAGGCTGAGCACCTTCAAGCCAACTCAGTTGAGGTGTGGCAAGCCTTCAAGGCTCAGCTACACGAGCTTGACCGGTTCCGCTTCTTCGGCTTCCATCATATATCCGCCGACCAGAAAAAGCAGCTACTTCTTACCTTACTCCAAGGCTTTGTATTGTTTAAGGACGGCAAACTGGAAATCAGGTTCAAGTTGCCAGTCAAAGAACAAGTAGCCGATACTATTTTAACCCTATCAAGCAATGATACCATCTTCGGTAACAATAATTATGAGGCAATTCGGACTATTGACATTTCCATAGCAAATGTTCCATAA
- a CDS encoding DUF3096 domain-containing protein has translation MEITGLVAGIIAIVAGVLILIKPKLLNWVVAIYLIVVGAIAVIDAL, from the coding sequence ATGGAAATTACTGGTCTTGTTGCGGGAATAATCGCTATCGTTGCTGGGGTACTGATATTGATAAAACCGAAGCTTCTTAATTGGGTTGTCGCTATTTACCTCATTGTTGTTGGAGCAATTGCTGTCATAGACGCATTGTAG
- a CDS encoding lmo0937 family membrane protein codes for MLWNLLVFIVVILLILWVLGFVFSFGGGLIHILIVVAIVLAIIWLAQRVRVRK; via the coding sequence ATGCTCTGGAATTTATTAGTATTTATCGTTGTTATTCTCTTGATTTTGTGGGTGCTGGGTTTTGTCTTCTCCTTTGGGGGTGGGCTGATCCATATATTAATTGTTGTCGCAATTGTTCTCGCAATTATCTGGCTGGCACAGCGAGTGAGAGTGAGAAAGTAA
- the uvrB gene encoding excinuclease ABC subunit UvrB, which yields MPSFKIVSDFRPTGDQPQAVDRLVEGLERGYKHQTLLGVTGSGKTFTMANVIERVQRPTLVMSHNKTLAAQLATEFKEYLPDNAVEYFVSYYDYYQPEAYIPRTDTYIEKESDINEEIDKMRHSSTRALFTRRDVVIVASVSCIYGLGSPEEYHGFVLSLTRGEKRNRDRIARQLVNMQYQRNDIDFTRGRFRIRGDTLEIQPAYEELAVRVQFFGDELERIVEVDPLTGELLAERDFVEIYPAKHFVTSPDKMMAAIEDIKAELEQRLEELRGQGKPLEAARLDARTNYDIEMLQEAGYCTGVENYSRHLSRRAAGSPPWTLLDYFPDDLLLFVDESHMTLPQVRGMYHGDRSRKETLVEYGFRLPSALDNRPLNFAEFAEHVSQAIYVSATPGPYEYEHSEQIAEQLIRPTGLLEPSIEVKPTKGQVDDLMEQIRTRVERGERCLVTTMTKRMAEQLSDYLKEMGIKTHHLHSEINTLERVEILRDLRLGVYDVVVGINLLREGLDLPEVSLVAILDADKEGFLRSRDSLIQTMGRAARHIEGNVIMYADTITGSMKAAMDEVCRRRSIQLEYNQAHGITPQGIKKAIKDITDRVRVVAETRTPYTATPIPRDEMLRLIKELESQMKKAARDLEFEKAALLRDRIVELRRDME from the coding sequence ATGCCCTCGTTCAAGATCGTTTCCGATTTTCGGCCTACCGGGGACCAGCCCCAGGCGGTGGACAGGCTGGTGGAGGGGCTGGAGCGCGGCTATAAGCACCAGACGCTGCTGGGCGTGACCGGCAGCGGCAAGACCTTCACCATGGCCAACGTCATCGAGCGGGTTCAAAGGCCCACCCTGGTGATGTCCCACAACAAGACCCTCGCCGCCCAGCTCGCCACGGAGTTCAAGGAGTACCTTCCCGATAACGCCGTGGAGTACTTCGTCAGCTACTATGACTACTACCAGCCCGAGGCCTATATCCCCAGAACCGATACCTATATCGAGAAGGAGAGCGATATTAATGAGGAGATCGATAAGATGCGCCACTCATCCACCAGGGCGCTCTTCACCCGAAGGGATGTTGTCATCGTGGCCTCGGTATCCTGTATCTACGGCCTGGGCTCCCCCGAAGAGTACCACGGCTTCGTGTTGAGCCTCACCAGAGGCGAAAAGAGGAATCGAGACCGCATCGCCCGCCAACTGGTTAACATGCAGTACCAAAGAAACGATATAGACTTCACCCGCGGCCGCTTCCGCATCCGCGGCGACACGCTGGAAATTCAGCCAGCATACGAGGAGCTGGCGGTCAGGGTGCAGTTCTTCGGGGATGAGCTCGAGCGCATCGTGGAGGTCGACCCGCTGACCGGCGAGCTGCTGGCGGAGCGTGACTTCGTAGAAATCTACCCGGCGAAGCACTTCGTAACCTCCCCCGACAAGATGATGGCGGCCATCGAGGACATAAAGGCGGAGCTGGAGCAGAGACTGGAGGAGCTACGGGGGCAGGGGAAGCCCCTTGAGGCGGCCAGGCTTGATGCCAGGACCAACTATGATATCGAGATGCTCCAGGAGGCGGGCTACTGCACCGGGGTGGAGAACTACTCGCGTCACCTGTCACGAAGGGCAGCGGGGAGCCCCCCCTGGACGCTGCTCGACTACTTCCCCGATGACCTCCTCCTCTTCGTCGATGAGTCGCACATGACCCTGCCCCAGGTGCGCGGCATGTATCACGGCGACCGCTCGCGGAAGGAGACGCTGGTGGAGTACGGCTTTCGCCTGCCCTCAGCGCTGGACAACCGCCCGCTTAACTTTGCAGAGTTCGCCGAGCACGTTAGTCAGGCAATCTATGTCTCGGCAACCCCCGGCCCCTACGAGTATGAGCACAGCGAGCAGATCGCGGAGCAGCTAATCAGGCCCACCGGGCTACTGGAGCCCAGCATCGAGGTCAAGCCGACAAAGGGGCAGGTCGATGACCTCATGGAGCAGATAAGGACTCGTGTGGAGCGGGGGGAGCGCTGCCTGGTAACCACCATGACCAAGAGAATGGCAGAGCAGCTCTCCGATTACCTGAAGGAGATGGGGATCAAGACCCATCACCTGCACTCTGAGATCAATACCCTGGAGCGGGTGGAGATCCTGCGCGACCTGAGGCTGGGCGTCTACGATGTGGTGGTCGGCATCAACCTGCTTCGCGAGGGGCTCGACCTTCCCGAGGTGAGCCTGGTAGCTATCCTCGATGCCGATAAAGAGGGCTTTCTGAGATCGCGCGACTCGCTGATCCAGACCATGGGGCGCGCCGCCCGCCACATCGAGGGGAACGTAATAATGTATGCAGATACCATCACCGGCTCGATGAAGGCGGCCATGGATGAGGTCTGCCGCCGCCGCAGTATCCAGCTAGAATATAACCAGGCGCATGGCATCACCCCACAGGGGATCAAGAAGGCTATCAAGGATATCACCGACCGGGTGAGGGTGGTGGCAGAGACCCGCACCCCCTATACCGCTACCCCCATACCCAGGGATGAGATGCTGCGCCTGATAAAGGAACTGGAATCTCAGATGAAAAAGGCAGCCAGGGACCTGGAGTTCGAGAAGGCGGCGCTGCTCAGGGACCGCATCGTCGAGCTGAGAAGGGATATGGAGTGA
- a CDS encoding helix-turn-helix domain-containing protein, whose product MTPTQKFKRKKNILQNMLSVKRISKKYGFHPNTVRSWVTRDGLKAVRHGPGRKIFIKQDDVEAFIKRWYEIDEGE is encoded by the coding sequence ATGACACCTACTCAAAAGTTCAAAAGGAAGAAGAATATACTACAGAATATGCTGTCAGTCAAGCGTATAAGTAAGAAGTACGGCTTTCACCCGAATACGGTGCGGTCATGGGTTACTCGTGATGGTTTGAAGGCTGTTAGACATGGTCCTGGGAGGAAGATTTTTATTAAGCAAGATGATGTAGAAGCGTTTATCAAGCGGTGGTATGAGATAGATGAAGGGGAATGA